A stretch of Bordetella genomosp. 13 DNA encodes these proteins:
- a CDS encoding type VI secretion system Vgr family protein — translation MNRHVVLKISQPELEFRALSGTESMSALFEFELEMTSPSYSLDLRQMLGNPVTLEIALEPMGTRYLNGQITRCTLVGRASPTSRHYVYRATVRPWLWYLTQTVDSKIFQGKTVPEVLQDVLSEYGFPVETRLGGGYRQWEYCVQYQETDFNFISRLMEHEGIHYWFEHTDGKHTLVLGDETAQHQPLDGDPLLPYIGPDRLTQPIREYVSYWAPAEQITPGKFATVDYDFKKPTASLDALRSNPGQYAHGDLEVYEWMGGYTEPDQGERYSLVQLEALQVQQATVEGLSNARAMTTGRTFTLRNHPRNVENREYLVHRVSYDIQETDYSSNDETAHVFEVRFSVIPSSTTFRPQRVTPHPRTHGPQTARVVGKAGEELWTDQYGRIKVQFHWDRYGQKNENSSCWVRVSSPWAGGGFGGIQMPRVNDEVIVDFIGGQPDRPIVIGRVYNASNMPPWELPANATQSGFLSRSKNGDPGTANALMFEDASGQERIWLHAERNMDTEVEANETHSVDLNRSTTIGVDDTLMVVGARTTTVQGQETETFMSGADRTVTGPVNETITGDETRTLTGNFIEDITGNVDQTIVGDVTETTTGNVTRTITGNVVDETTGDVDETITGNLTQETTGDVNRTITGAVTDTTTGDVNATVTGNTTRTFNGTIDETVTGQYTITAPTGMTVDTPNWKVTNASNTTHWYTKHLVATSWKATATGVEADVYGLRGQVFGVNFQWSAVKLDYFDFRNDGGKTRIVMNVLEAYSTAATMGMGGPWVNMRALHLLG, via the coding sequence ATGAATCGCCACGTCGTTCTCAAGATCTCGCAACCCGAGCTGGAGTTCCGCGCCCTGAGCGGCACGGAGAGCATGTCCGCGTTGTTCGAATTCGAACTCGAGATGACCTCGCCGTCGTATTCGCTGGATCTGCGCCAGATGCTGGGCAACCCGGTCACGCTGGAAATCGCGCTGGAGCCCATGGGCACGCGCTACCTGAACGGCCAGATCACCCGCTGCACGCTGGTGGGCCGCGCCAGCCCCACCTCGCGCCACTACGTGTATCGCGCCACGGTCAGGCCGTGGCTGTGGTACCTGACGCAGACCGTGGACAGCAAGATCTTCCAAGGCAAGACGGTGCCCGAAGTGCTGCAGGACGTGCTGTCGGAATACGGCTTTCCGGTCGAGACGCGCCTGGGCGGCGGCTATCGGCAATGGGAATACTGCGTCCAGTACCAGGAGACGGACTTCAACTTCATCAGCCGGCTGATGGAGCACGAGGGCATCCACTACTGGTTCGAGCACACCGACGGCAAGCACACGCTGGTGCTGGGCGACGAGACCGCGCAGCACCAGCCGCTGGACGGCGATCCCCTGCTGCCCTATATCGGCCCCGACCGGCTGACCCAGCCCATCCGCGAATACGTGTCGTACTGGGCGCCCGCCGAACAGATCACCCCGGGCAAGTTCGCCACGGTGGACTACGACTTCAAGAAACCCACGGCCAGCCTGGACGCCCTGCGCAGCAACCCCGGCCAGTACGCCCATGGCGACCTCGAAGTGTACGAGTGGATGGGCGGCTATACCGAGCCCGACCAGGGCGAGCGCTATTCGCTGGTGCAGCTCGAGGCGCTGCAGGTGCAACAGGCCACGGTGGAGGGGCTGAGCAACGCCCGCGCCATGACCACGGGCCGCACCTTCACGCTGCGCAACCATCCGCGCAACGTCGAGAACCGCGAGTACCTGGTGCACCGCGTCTCGTACGACATCCAGGAAACCGACTACTCCAGCAATGACGAGACGGCGCACGTCTTCGAGGTGCGCTTCTCGGTCATCCCTTCCAGCACGACCTTCCGGCCCCAGCGCGTCACGCCGCATCCGCGCACGCACGGCCCGCAGACCGCCCGCGTGGTGGGCAAGGCCGGCGAGGAACTGTGGACGGACCAGTACGGCCGCATCAAGGTGCAGTTCCACTGGGACCGCTACGGCCAGAAGAACGAGAACAGCTCGTGCTGGGTGCGCGTGTCCAGCCCCTGGGCCGGCGGCGGCTTCGGCGGCATCCAGATGCCGCGCGTGAACGACGAAGTCATCGTGGACTTCATCGGCGGCCAGCCCGACCGCCCCATCGTCATCGGCCGCGTCTACAACGCCAGCAACATGCCCCCGTGGGAACTGCCGGCCAACGCCACGCAGAGCGGCTTTCTCAGCCGCAGCAAGAACGGCGATCCGGGCACGGCCAACGCGCTGATGTTCGAGGACGCCTCCGGGCAGGAGCGCATCTGGCTGCACGCCGAGCGCAACATGGACACCGAGGTCGAGGCCAACGAGACCCACTCGGTGGACCTGAACCGGTCCACCACCATCGGCGTGGACGACACACTGATGGTGGTGGGCGCGCGCACCACCACCGTGCAGGGGCAGGAAACCGAAACCTTCATGTCCGGCGCGGACCGCACCGTCACGGGCCCGGTGAACGAGACCATCACCGGCGACGAGACGCGCACGCTGACGGGCAACTTCATCGAGGACATCACCGGCAACGTCGACCAGACCATCGTCGGGGACGTGACTGAAACCACCACTGGCAACGTCACGCGCACCATCACCGGCAACGTGGTGGACGAGACCACCGGCGACGTCGACGAGACCATTACCGGCAACCTGACGCAGGAAACGACCGGCGACGTGAACCGCACCATCACCGGCGCGGTGACCGACACCACGACGGGCGACGTCAACGCCACGGTGACGGGCAACACCACCCGCACGTTCAACGGCACGATAGACGAGACCGTCACGGGCCAATACACCATCACCGCCCCCACCGGCATGACGGTGGATACGCCGAACTGGAAGGTCACCAATGCGTCGAACACCACGCACTGGTACACGAAGCATCTGGTGGCCACGTCTTGGAAGGCGACCGCCACGGGAGTGGAAGCGGACGTCTACGGACTGCGCGGCCAGGTATTCGGCGTCAACTTCCAGTGGTCGGCGGTCAAGCTCGACTACTTCGACTTCCGCAACGACGGCGGCAAGACCCGCATCGTCATGAACGTGCTCGAGGCCTACAGCACGGCGGCCACGATGGGCATGGGCGGACCCTGGGTCAACATGCGCGCCCTGCACCTGTTGGGGTGA
- a CDS encoding DUF3540 domain-containing protein, translating into MAALPQVLIREDDAVQQLGTVTHLGADGWHVVRCPHDSHGAALRVRRAASCLLDPRMGDTVLVWGPNPAQAYIVAVIEQADPAASRIEVDGDLTLVSRSGNVHVQAARDLTLTGTDVSLDGEMLKVNAPHARLALQDTEFLGVGVRATVASLRVVGRNCEVVMDRISHLAQHIFRLAERMEQARAGHIDYQADQTARVHARQTIVTGRDVVKVDADQIHMG; encoded by the coding sequence TGACGCATCTCGGCGCGGACGGCTGGCACGTCGTGCGTTGCCCCCATGACTCGCATGGCGCCGCGCTGCGCGTGCGACGCGCCGCCAGTTGCCTGCTCGACCCCCGGATGGGCGATACCGTGCTGGTCTGGGGCCCTAATCCCGCCCAGGCCTACATCGTGGCCGTGATCGAGCAGGCCGACCCCGCCGCCAGCCGCATCGAGGTCGATGGCGACCTGACGCTGGTTTCGCGTTCCGGCAACGTCCATGTGCAGGCGGCACGCGACTTGACCCTGACGGGCACCGACGTGTCGCTGGACGGCGAGATGCTGAAGGTCAACGCACCGCACGCCCGGCTGGCCCTGCAGGACACCGAATTCCTTGGCGTGGGCGTGCGCGCGACGGTGGCCTCGCTGCGCGTGGTGGGCCGCAACTGCGAAGTCGTGATGGACCGCATTTCGCACCTGGCGCAACACATCTTCCGGCTGGCCGAACGCATGGAACAGGCCCGCGCGGGGCACATCGACTACCAGGCCGACCAGACCGCGCGCGTGCATGCGCGCCAGACGATAGTGACCGGCCGCGACGTCGTCAAAGTCGACGCCGACCAGATCCACATGGGCTGA
- a CDS encoding DUF3592 domain-containing protein, producing MQTKNSPGSIVTDTGLSERTLRLILRIGCIGVPLVITVLAAGKDMPLWGYAIIWGVPLFMYMVMTQSMMPSAEERAAHALQHAPNTARGEATVTDVRHDGIMETENLRMTRLRLSLRMPSETGAPQQSEVVVKVEDALLSNFASGKTVHVLYDPADPRRVAVDRERSPLRVR from the coding sequence ATGCAGACGAAGAACTCGCCCGGCTCGATCGTCACCGACACCGGACTCTCCGAGCGCACCTTGCGCTTGATCCTCAGGATCGGCTGCATCGGCGTGCCGCTGGTCATCACCGTGCTGGCCGCCGGCAAGGACATGCCGCTGTGGGGCTACGCCATCATCTGGGGCGTGCCGCTGTTCATGTACATGGTGATGACGCAGAGCATGATGCCCAGCGCCGAGGAACGCGCGGCCCATGCGCTGCAGCACGCCCCCAACACCGCGCGCGGCGAGGCCACGGTGACGGACGTGCGGCACGACGGCATCATGGAGACCGAGAACCTGCGGATGACGCGCCTGCGCCTGTCGCTGCGCATGCCCTCCGAGACCGGCGCGCCGCAGCAGTCCGAGGTAGTCGTGAAGGTCGAGGACGCCCTGCTGTCCAACTTCGCTTCGGGCAAGACCGTGCACGTGCTGTACGACCCCGCGGATCCCCGCCGCGTGGCCGTGGACCGCGAGCGCTCGCCGCTGCGGGTGCGATAG